From a region of the bacterium BMS3Abin02 genome:
- a CDS encoding proteins of 100 residues with WXG gives MAVYGGDLAQLEDLAGRFRQEAAAVEALEARITASLQSTAWTGPAANRFRDQWSGEFVPALHRLREAMAENATAVTRRRQAIESATS, from the coding sequence ATGGCTGTATACGGGGGCGATCTGGCCCAACTCGAAGACCTTGCCGGCAGGTTCCGACAAGAGGCCGCGGCGGTCGAAGCGCTCGAGGCTCGGATCACGGCTTCGCTCCAGTCGACTGCGTGGACGGGGCCCGCTGCAAACCGGTTCAGAGATCAGTGGTCAGGTGAGTTCGTCCCGGCGTTACACCGGCTTCGCGAGGCCATGGCCGAGAATGCCACCGCCGTCACGAGACGCCGTCAGGCCATCGAGTCCGCCACTTCATAG